The Mauremys mutica isolate MM-2020 ecotype Southern chromosome 1, ASM2049712v1, whole genome shotgun sequence genome has a segment encoding these proteins:
- the LOC123347709 gene encoding myb/SANT-like DNA-binding domain-containing protein 2, producing MQNPPSQEITQSWIRRRAPAWSKREVLDLIACWGDESVMAELRSKRRNANTYAKVSRAMTERGYSRDTEQCRTKIKELRQAYQKAREANGRSGSQPHTFRFYHELHAIMGGDATTTPPLSIDTCKRGVARSEEEETLEDEEEEEEEGVQMFQLSPYLLHPRGWSRLEGGKNELGRTCLLSSCSPPALIGPS from the exons ATGCAGAAtccaccatcacaggagatcacCCAGTCCTGGATtcgcagacgagctccagcatggtccaaaCGAGAAGTACTGGATCTCATTGCATGCTGGGGagatgagtctgttatggcagaactacgttccaaaagaagGAACGCAAATACCtatgctaaagtctccagggccatgacggaaagaggctactccagggacacagagcagtgtcgtacaaaaatcaaggagctcaggcaagcgtaccaaaaagccagggaggcaaacgggcgctctgggtcacagccccatacattccgctTTTACCATGAGCTCCAcgcaattatggggggtgatgccaccactaccccaccactgtccatagACACCTGCAAGAGGGGAGTGGCACGGAGTGAGGAGGAAGAGACACtggaggacgaagaggaggaggaagaggaaggg gtgcaaatgtttcaactcagcccctatctactccatcccagaggctggtccaggttagaaggtggaaaaaatgaACTCGGGAGGACATGTttgctgagctcatgcagtcctcctgcactgatagggcccagctga